In a genomic window of Leptolyngbya sp. SIO1E4:
- a CDS encoding SDR family oxidoreductase, translating to MSQHVLITGASQGAGKATALRFATGGWDVTLAARNPARLDAVAQQIQAMGQQALAVPTDVGKAEQVATLVEKSIATFGQIDALINNAGICLTGPIENTSLDDWHRILDTNLWGCIHTIQAILPTMLNQGRGTIINVGSFGGKMPIPQMTAYCTSKYALTGLTNSLRLELASKGIHVGIVHPGVIKSDFLERAMFRGHTDADARDRQQQMTQLLDASWASQPEDIAKAVWKALAQRQHEVVVGPTAIATELHRLFPQFTQWALSKGANG from the coding sequence ATGTCTCAACATGTTTTGATTACCGGTGCCTCGCAGGGGGCTGGCAAAGCAACAGCGCTGAGGTTTGCAACAGGCGGGTGGGATGTCACCCTGGCAGCCCGCAACCCTGCCCGCCTTGACGCAGTCGCCCAACAAATTCAAGCCATGGGGCAGCAGGCCCTAGCCGTGCCAACCGATGTGGGCAAAGCGGAGCAGGTTGCGACCCTGGTGGAGAAATCTATCGCTACGTTTGGCCAGATAGATGCCCTGATCAACAATGCTGGCATTTGTCTGACTGGCCCCATCGAAAACACGAGCCTTGACGATTGGCATCGCATTTTGGATACCAATTTGTGGGGCTGCATCCACACGATTCAGGCAATTTTGCCTACCATGCTCAACCAGGGCCGAGGCACGATTATCAATGTGGGTTCCTTTGGCGGCAAAATGCCCATTCCCCAAATGACCGCCTATTGCACCAGCAAATATGCCCTGACAGGGCTGACAAACTCACTGCGGCTGGAATTAGCATCTAAAGGTATCCATGTGGGGATTGTGCATCCTGGAGTCATTAAAAGCGACTTTTTAGAGCGGGCCATGTTTCGCGGTCACACAGACGCAGATGCCCGCGATCGCCAACAGCAAATGACTCAGCTATTGGATGCGAGTTGGGCCAGCCAGCCAGAGGATATTGCAAAGGCCGTGTGGAAGGCCCTGGCGCAGCGGCAGCACGAGGTCGTGGTCGGGCCAACCGCGATCGCCACAGAACTGCATCGCCTGTTTCCGCAGTTCACCCAGTGGGCCTTATCTAAAGGGGCAAATGGCTAA